The DNA region gtgaaaaaagtaacgatagaaatgtacgaggttaatctacttgttaaatggttttttcttcgaaattattcatttgaatcccattttcttactaattctgtcaaaaatatcaatttctacttgttttttaatagtatcattcgtctatgaactttattccgtgtgaaaaaagtaacgatagaaatgtacgaggttaatctacttgttaaatggttttttcttcgaaattattcatttgaatcccattttcttactaattctgtcgaaaatatcaatttctacttgttttttaatagtatcattcgtctatgaactttattccgtgtgaaaaaagtaacgatagaaatgtacgaggttaatctacttgttaaatggttttttcttcgaaattattcatttgaatcccattttcttactaattctgtcaaaaatatcaatttctacttgttttttaatagtatcattcgtctatgaactttattccgtgtgaaaaaagtaacgattaaaatgtacgaggttaatctacttgttaaatggttttttcttcgaaattattcatttgaatcccattttcttactaattctgtcaaaaatatcaatttctacttgttttttaatagtatcattcgtctatgaactttattccgtgtgaaaaaagtaacgatagaaatgtacgaggttaatctacttgttaaatggttttttcttcgaaattattcaattgaatcccattttcttactaattctgtcaaaaatatcaatttccgcttcttttttaatagtatcatttGTCTATGAACTTTTTTCTATGTAAATACGTAACGGTGCGTATTTTATTCCCCCCTTTTGGAAAAGTTACAGTAAAATACGGTCCTGGAAGATTAATACGTCATATTTAATAAGATATAATCCCTTACAATTCATTTCAAGGTACCTATCccttttatttcaatatttacgtACCTTTTCGacgttttttattgatttttctatgTAAAAAACGATGTATGAAATCAATTCGAAATCATTCATATTAATGTatggatattaaaattaatttactgttatatatatttaaaatcgCCCCCGTATAgtataattgttaaaaaattaacaatcaaACGTAAGGTCACAATCTCATATATATGTTAGAAAAAGGTATGCCTCGCCTAATGCAggtattccattttttttttttttaaataaatataagacatttttttttaatgactgAATGCCTACCATGGCAATGAAGCAGTTCGAAACCTTGGAAATACTTTTGTCCCGCCCAGTTTCCCATAAATTTTTACCCTATATACAGTACGATTCAAGAAAATTTCACTCCTTTTTCGAATAGAGAATAAATTAAACATCTTATAGTCATTACTTACGTGATTTGGCAACGTCGGATTTGTTTATAATGAGGAGAAAAGTTCATAATACgcgataaaaattataaaacatctACTGGAAGAATATTATAACCTTATATtgtgaaataaaagttttgaaatacAATTTGTTATCTTGTATATCACCCTGTATGTTTTAATCTATATTAATTTCTATTGATGTGGGAaaggaattaaaaatattattacagttACAAATCTTGTAAAAGGGTGTGGTTAATAACTATATATACACGATAAAGTTATGTATCATTCACGTTGTTTCCCTAATATTTAATCAACATGTTTGTAAAACTGGTAAGtagtgtttttatgaaaaaaatattataaaaaaaaaacgaatagttTAGTGTTGAAGTGTTATTTTGTGTTCAACCAGTGAGTGcttaaaaaaaggatttaaaaaaGTGAAAGGACTACAGTGATTGTTATAGAAGTtccaaaaatatgttaaatcgTTATCTCCCACCTCTAAAATTATCctgaaattattttcctttctacgttatttactacaaaattttacgtttatataataaattttaatcaaattccACTTACCATCATCATGATAgcaataatgatttaaaaaataaatatattcaaaaaaaaactaaaacgttttcgtatttataaaaatatttaaaattccaGGTCTTATTAGCTTGCTCTTTGGCAGTAGCTACTGCTGTGTGGAACGGACCTTTAGCCGGCGGTCAACCAGCGCATCTTTACCCAGCCGGAGTTAGTCCACAAGCTTGTCCCAATTTCCCTAATTGTAATAACCCCGCCGTAGCTGCCGATCCCCAAGCACCGGCATCTCAATGGGGAGCTCAACCCCAATGGAACGCACAACCCCAACCACAATGGAATGCACAACCCCAATCCCAATGGAACCAACAAAACAACTGGAACTCACAACCTAATCAATGGAATCAGGTACGTAAATTCGTTAAGGCGGCTcatagataaatttttgttttaatatgaaGATTAGAGTTGACAATCGCCATAGATAAAAATTACACGTCGATTTTTATCatgtttacatgtttttcgtaaaaatcaGTTTAATTCTTTAATATACGTGATATGTACAGTAACGGAAGACGTAGCTTTAGGTACTGCCaaattaactgtcattagtGTCATCCGTCTATGCGTTAGcattattataaacataattcaattatgaatttattaaaaaaaacgtgaataatacaaaattatacgTGTTAAATAAGTTTAAATCACAATATGAACTTGTATTTGGTTGTTCGTATAGATACAACTTGTAATAATGCTTGCAATTATTTACGAAACATATATTCTgttacaagttttatttttctgtgtTTAGGGGCAATATAACCCTGCTCCTGTACCACAACAATGGGGAAACGATGCTACTTCTAGATTAAACAAAGGGGAATACATAGGAGATGGAGATTACCACGGAGAAGGTCTAGTTGAAGCCCTTGCACCGGGTTATGGTAAGTAATTAAACGTTATTCGGTGATTGTGATGTGTTTTGAACGTTAATTGTTCGTCGcagaaaaccaaaatttgattTCTCAATGGAATAATCCGAATCAAGGTGCTCCTAATCAATGGAACAATGGAATCCCCCATAACGCTCAACAAGCTCATGGTGTAGGTCAAATTCCCGCAGGAGTAGACGCGCATTCTTGTCCTAACTATCCTTTCTGCTCTTAGGCGTGCTAGATAACCAGGATGACAACATGTTGTTTTTTGTCTcgtagttaattttttttaaatattttcagcgAAATTATAgggaaaaaaaacattttataaatgttcctaaaaatcgtgaatttttttttttaaattttgactttccctagtaaataattttatctaaaatgttacttttttttctaaataaaaattaaatatacttatttgtttttgatttcatAACGATCcctataaaaatgaaaaaaaaacagaaggaaatcaataaaacatttttaggttatgttattttgacatttaaatatatatataaagtgtaAGTGAAATAATGGCTGGTATATTAACTGACAGACGTATTTGACATCGATATCCGTAGTTGCcagatttattattataaagacGGGTAATTATATcagttttttacattttataaataattaattaatacgtagaatattgttataaaaataaaatcataaacaGTACTCTGTACTagtgaaataatatttaccATACCAAAGTGGAGAAAAATTACAACGTGACAACATTGTAAAACAATTCACAactatatatttcattattttttgtttaatttgcaTAGAGGCGCGTATATTTAGAAATTGTATCAAATCCAGTGAATTgcaaagatattttttcaattatttctagCTTACCTTgaggacaatttttttttcgatcatGTGAAAGTTGATACAATAAAACGAACGTATTTTAATCCACGTAAGCTCTATTTCCTGAAtagatttaatttatataacaaaatattccaaGGTCAAAAGTAGgttgaaaatgtttaaattatgtCTAATATTCTTTTGTAAGTAGTTTCAAAGAATACTACATCAGTACGGCAACGTTGCATCTGGGTACGTAATAATAAACAGTTATATTTTATcatagtttatttattaatagaataaattcatttttttatttcttcaataataatttaaatactaaaaaacacgtttgattttcattttgtataaaaaagtcatcttttatttatattggatCTAATGTACGTTCTTTTGTCAATTCttagataaatttttaagaCATTTTCCCTACTAGATAGGCAACACTTCATACATTTTTACGTAGCATGTTGCCTACCTTAAAGGACACAGTTTGGAAatattaatcttatttttttatttcaaagctTGTTGATATACAAATCCTATACATAAAAGTGAAAAtccaattatttgtttgttattctTGTTAGTTCTGGTTGAATGTATGTTTTCTTTATAAATGTTTAGATACGTTTTGAAAgcataaaattcatttcattacTAGATAGACAACACTTCATACATTAATAGCGTAAACAAGATTGTCTACGTTAAAGGATTTAGTTTGGAATTATTAATCTCATACAGGGTATTTCAACACCAATcgcaaaacaaattatatataatgtgAATTAAAAAAAGTCTATGAAAGTAATTAggtaattgttttattatttgttagcTGTAATACAGGGAGAgtcaaaataaggaaaaaaaaactagttcgTCAAGAGTTAATAACTTTTAATATACCCCCGTATAATATTACAATGTTGTAACGTAGAAATGAACATTTTGACGTGATTTTCATTCGTGTTCTGAAGaagaagatacatttttttcgaaacgCACGTCACAAAGTTTGAGTTTTGGTTCACTAAATGTAAAAAGTTTTGTCTGAAGACCCTCCATGttggtaaatattatttttatatctctCATAATAACAAATTGGATTTGTTGGACTAAATTTTATCAccttatgtatatttatatggaATTAAATCATTGTTTGGACTTGCTATGATGACATATTGGATTTGTTACTAAATttgatcaccctatatatatttatatggaattaaacaattttttatacttctCTTGATGTCATATTCGATTTTCCACTAAATTTGATCACCCCATGTATATTGATACGAGATTAACTCATTTTTTGTGTATCCCATGATAATATTGgatttgtttctaaatttgATCAccctttatatatttatatagaattggaatggaattaaatcattttttgtacTTACTTTGGTGACATATTtgatttgttattatatttgatcacaatatatatatttataaggaattagatgaaaaaacgtttggaaaaggaaatttatttctacattTATTTGCTAACATCACTAGCCAGtcataattaaaacaaatacttaaaaatatcgACATTATATGAATTTACTGTGTTCCCGTTGAACCAAAACCACCTTCCCCACGTTCGGTGTCAGTTAATTCctgtaaatgaataaaatttatccaattttaGCAAACCCGATAGAAGAAAACACGTTTAGATCATAATTACACACCTTAACTTCCTCCAACTCGGGGTAGAAGATCCTCTCGCAAATCAACTGAGCAATACGATCGCCACTTTTAACTTCGAACTCTTTATCTGaatgattaaataaaacaactttCAAAACACCCCTGTAATCTTCATCTACAACTCCAGCTAAAGGaattaaaacaaacataaaacttCATTCTCTACACAAGAagtaacaattattaaaaaattccaataacTCACCCCCTACATCTATGAAGTTCTTAACAGCTAACCCCGATCTCGGAGCGATTCTTCCATAACAACCTTCAGGTAATTCGATTTTTAAACCAGTGTCTACTAGGGCTTTGCCCCTGGCTGGTACAACGACGTCGTAAGCACTTTTAAGATCATACCCAGCGGCTTTTATAGACCCTTTAGTTGGTGGATAAGCTTCCTCAACTACTTTAGtgtattttaaagaaattttattaccGTTTGCTATAGGcatgattaaaattattttaacactACCTCACTACACAAAAGGGCGCTAACAAATGATATAACCACGCTGAATAGACATTTGAGAGGTAAAAAGACCGCCAAAAATTTGGCGGGATGTCTTAATATTCATAACGATACGAcagacttgatttttttattgatttattttgattattatttcaattattatttcacataTCAAGTTAAATACTTAATTTTCTATAGGTTACtattttaatctaattttcGTGCCTttatttgaatggaaatttagCCAACAGAACAAACGTCAATTTAAAGCGCGTTTAGTTAGTCAAAGATAGAAGATAGCGAATACTTcatgataataaaagaaataaaattatctggTATATCggatttaattattattcaatatatcacgttaaatattttattttcgataggTTACTGTTTCATTCTTACATTAAAtctgatttttaataaaaatttatccaaaagaataaacgtcaaattaaaGCATTTGTCTAGTTAGTAGAAGATAGGAGACAGCGAATACCCTGTGATAACCAAAGATAGAATACTATCTGATATATCGGATTGAATCAGAAGTTACCGAAATTGCAGATTCTTatgtcaaaaagaaaaaaacaatatggCAATGGTTCATTAACTagaaatactaataaattttttgttgaacaataatatttaagtgaattgagtgaattttatattaatgaagTTTTGTGATGAACGGAATGTTACCGTCTTTTACACCCCCGGTGGTTAAACGGCTGTTAGGGTGGAAAAAAGGCACAGACGCTGATGACAAATGGTGTGAAAAGGCAGTGAaaagtttagtgaaaaaattaaaaaaatcaggtGCTCTGGAGGAATTAGAACGTGCCATTTCCTCTCAGAATCCTAATACAAAGTGTGTTACCATACCCAGGtgagtttaaataaatttttaattccgTCGGTTAAGTTTAAGGTCATATTATGGATTTGTTCCCCCCTCACGTCACTACGTCTGGCTAGTGACCTACCCTAAATGTACCAGACCTTGAATTTCGCTTCATTTccttgatttttatttcgatttattacattttttaagaaattataataattaactttaaaaataatcaatagttttttatattttttcttcgtcTTTATATACGTGTttataaatttgaggttagtaTTGTAATTATGACGtcataattgatttaattaacattatctagtttatttatattttagtacTCATACATAATTTACGTTGTTTTTAATGTGATTcgagtttaaaatatttatttttttctcaagtctttaacatttttatatatatatataaaaaaaaacatacaggGTGCGTCCGAACGCGGACGTTCAACAGCAACGAAAAGGCTTACCTCACGTGATATACTGTCGTTTGTGGAGATGGCCTGAGTTGCAGTCTCACCACGAATTGAGATTTTTGGATCACTGTGAATACGGCTACgctttgaaaaaagaagaagtttgtGTTAATCCTTATCATTATACGAGAATTGAGACGCCAGGTAGGCGATTTTTTTGTGGTTCTTTTCCATGAGTGATGCATTAAATTCGGTTTTTATAGCGCTCCCGGCGATTTTGGTACCGCGTCATCCGTTGGgagatgaaaataatttgtttccgCATTCTCTGGAGGATCTAAGCACGTCGGTGCCGGAGAATACATCGTTTCCTCACCATAACACCAATACGTTGGGGTAGgtgattttttttcgtttgcTTGCAATTTAAGGAAAGGGAAGatttgtttttgatagttttgTTGGTAGGTTACATTTGCAGCATCCTGGGAGTTACATGGATACGGTGGGGTTGTGTCCTAATGGTACCCCTACGAATATGGAATCCCCTCATAGTGTTGTACCTCCTACAGAAACGCCTCCTCCGGGGTATATGTCTGAGGACGGGGATCCCATCGATCCGAATGATAATATGAGTgagttgtttgtttttgttcaatttttgaataaatttatagtaaaattaaaGCTCTGAAGATGTTTGTATCtaaatatttcgtatttattttatttttgaataaattgaaaaccttaatatgtttttatgcataaatttcatctttattcaattgttgaataaatttatatcaaaattagaCTCAATTTAGGttcaaattacattttcatCCAAATCttttggatttattttaattttgaataaatttatagcAAAATTGAAAACCTGAATATTCTTTATGCATAAATTTCGTCTTTATTCAATTTCTGAATAAATCTGTAGCAAAATTGGAGAccttcacatttttttaattataaatttcatatttatttcatttttgaataaatttataggAAAACTGAACTTAATTggagacaaaaaaatttttatgtgaaattttagtatttatttcaattttgaa from Diorhabda sublineata isolate icDioSubl1.1 unplaced genomic scaffold, icDioSubl1.1 Dsub_138, whole genome shotgun sequence includes:
- the LOC130452078 gene encoding bifunctional endo-1,4-beta-xylanase XylA-like, which codes for MFVKLVLLACSLAVATAVWNGPLAGGQPAHLYPAGVSPQACPNFPNCNNPAVAADPQAPASQWGAQPQWNAQPQPQWNAQPQSQWNQQNNWNSQPNQWNQGQYNPAPVPQQWGNDATSRLNKGEYIGDGDYHGEGLVEALAPGYENQNLISQWNNPNQGAPNQWNNGIPHNAQQAHGVGQIPAGVDAHSCPNYPFCS
- the LOC130452077 gene encoding deoxyuridine 5'-triphosphate nucleotidohydrolase-like; this encodes MPIANGNKISLKYTKVVEEAYPPTKGSIKAAGYDLKSAYDVVVPARGKALVDTGLKIELPEGCYGRIAPRSGLAVKNFIDVGAGVVDEDYRGVLKVVLFNHSDKEFEVKSGDRIAQLICERIFYPELEEVKELTDTERGEGGFGSTGTQ
- the LOC130452080 gene encoding mothers against decapentaplegic homolog 3-like isoform X2, whose amino-acid sequence is MNGMLPSFTPPVVKRLLGWKKGTDADDKWCEKAVKSLVKKLKKSGALEELERAISSQNPNTKCVTIPRVRPNADVQQQRKGLPHVIYCRLWRWPELQSHHELRFLDHCEYGYALKKEEVCVNPYHYTRIETPALPAILVPRHPLGDENNLFPHSLEDLSTSVPENTSFPHHNTNTLGLHLQHPGSYMDTVGLCPNGTPTNMESPHSVVPPTETPPPGYMSEDGDPIDPNDNMSLSRITPSPPVDAQPVLYCEPAFWCSISYYELNTRVGETFHASQPSITVDGFTDPSNSERFCLGLLSNVNRNTVVEQTRRHIGKGVRLYYIGGEVFAECLSDSSIFVQSPNCNQRYGWHPATVCKIPPGCNLKIFNNQEFAALLSQSVSQGFEAVYQLTRMCTIRMSFVKGWGAEYRRQTVTSTPCWIELHLNGPLQWLDRVLTQMGSPRLPCSSMS
- the LOC130452080 gene encoding mothers against decapentaplegic homolog 3-like isoform X1, which codes for MNGMLPSFTPPVVKRLLGWKKGTDADDKWCEKAVKSLVKKLKKSGALEELERAISSQNPNTKCVTIPRVRPNADVQQQRKGLPHVIYCRLWRWPELQSHHELRFLDHCEYGYALKKEEVCVNPYHYTRIETPALPAILVPRHPLGDENNLFPHSLEDLSTSVPENTSFPHHNTNTLGFVGRLHLQHPGSYMDTVGLCPNGTPTNMESPHSVVPPTETPPPGYMSEDGDPIDPNDNMSLSRITPSPPVDAQPVLYCEPAFWCSISYYELNTRVGETFHASQPSITVDGFTDPSNSERFCLGLLSNVNRNTVVEQTRRHIGKGVRLYYIGGEVFAECLSDSSIFVQSPNCNQRYGWHPATVCKIPPGCNLKIFNNQEFAALLSQSVSQGFEAVYQLTRMCTIRMSFVKGWGAEYRRQTVTSTPCWIELHLNGPLQWLDRVLTQMGSPRLPCSSMS